Below is a window of Sus scrofa isolate TJ Tabasco breed Duroc chromosome 3, Sscrofa11.1, whole genome shotgun sequence DNA.
CCTGCTTTTCCCCCAACTCCAAGGGGATGCTAGTGTTGCAAGGATGAGGGACACACTTTGTAAACCACTGCTCTACGCTACTCAAGGTCCTTTGAAGATTTAAAATGACCTTAACACTTCTCGCTTCTCCCTGCATTCCACAAAGTGATGTAATGTGGCAGAGGTTTATTCATGTGACACTTAATGCCTCCACTCTCACTCCCTGAACAATTCTATCCCACCTTCAGAGAAGCCCCTCGCTGGTACCCATTAGTAGCATGTAATAACAGGTATTCCAACATGATAAACACTAAAGCAAAGAGAAGGTTACACAGTAATTACCATTGGATCAAGGATGTGTAATTAAAAAGGCTTTCTTAAGCCAAACAGAAATACTGATTCCGTACAGTAaaacctttttcttcctcttttaagtAACTCACCATAGAGTTTAATCGCTGGTTCTATGCTATGTATTTACTAAAAGCATTTGTATTCATCACACAAAGAAAAACTCCATATGTGATATTAGTCACATTTAATTCATATTATTACTAAAATTATATCACCAAGAAGGGCtgatttcatttcagttttgttGTTGGAGCATTATTTCTCTTGGCAGAAGCTCTAGCTACTCATACTCATGAGCTGTGCATTAAAATTCACCAATAAGAAACTGTCACATGGAGTTCTCttatagcacagcaggttaaggatccagtgttgatggaACTTTTAAATGAGTGTCATTATTATGATGTGTATTAAGAAGGTGTAATGCAGACACTTCATTACCAGGTCTGACATGTCAGTAAATTTTTTCCTAACATGTTACTGATTTGCATCTCTTACTTGGCCTTGTCCTCTATAGAGGAAGGTGCTGCTACTGCTGCTTGATTGGGATGGAAGTTTGGGCTGCACTTCCTGCATGATAGAGGGGACCAAATCTATACTCATCGAGGCCCAAAGGAGGGAATGTGTCTGCCACACAGTCTGTGACAAAGAAATACACTGAGACCACTTAACCCAAAGTGGGAAACGAAGACAGGGCCAGTCCTCATtagcaaaaggaagaagagaaaataaaatgataatcacTATATTCTTAAAAAGATGTAACTGATATGGTTTGGTGCTACTTAAAAGgttaagaaaaaatgagaaaaactctaaatacttaaaaatatttattaatcaaaCAGGTATTTCAGGGCAGGTATCTATTATATGCCTAGTGCTATGATGAATAGTACATAGAAAAGTATTTATTCTTAGCAATCAAGACATGAAAATATGGGTTTATTTACATGTATTGGCTAAATAGGGCCAAGGTctactattaatttttaatttgtattggcAACCAGCACTCTattgattgcttttctttttttcattatcagGTGACAAATATCCTGGACACACAAAAAATTCTGGCTGTTTAAAGCATTCTTGGCAGACCCTAGATGAGAACATCACCATCCTGCCAAAGGCTGGAGCTGAAGCACTCGAGGTACTCACCCTGAATGGCTGGTCTGGGATGAATGGGAAGTAGGGGATGGCTGACTGCTCTTCACCTCTTTCCCCAGATATACAAGAATTTCTGAGCAGCTGTCGGTCTGTGAACACAGCTTTAAGTTCAATTGCCACATCGGCGGGAGGATCTTCCGAGTCACCACAGGTCAAGCTGATGGCAAAGCTGGAAAGAAAATCATCTCATTTATTCATGGTTGAATAGAAAGACATTTAACAAAGACCTAGGCTCCcaatcctttcttcttctctggaTTTGTCAGCTTTTAATGGGCCACTACTCTTCACATGGGAGGTTAGACTATGGAGCAGTAGGATTACAACAAACTGGTTTATTTTGTTACCTAGCAGAGGCCCTGGTGAAAACTTCCCTGAAGATGAAAATAATTAACTGTAGACATTTCAGATACCCCAAACCCACACATCTGTGTCTTAATCCATTTCAAAGTCTCAAATTGAGCCCAATAACCTGACCAGGGGAAATACTATCTTGTAAAGTTTGGTTCTCATTTATATTGATAGTTCTTACTCCAAACaccatcctttaaaaaatgtaaaaaaaaaaaaaaaaaaaaatccttcggGCTCTCTAAGGGTCAAAGAGAAAATGATGTGGGCCTATATTTATAATCTCTGATATAAATAGCTGTCTAGAGAAATGATGGCTGGGattcatacacattcttttcatggGAACATAGCACTTTCTTGGCACTTCCAACTAGCAACACTGGCCGcaaggggaagaagaggagacagagtaaaccacaacaggaatgggTAAGACCTGGTGACCCTCTGATAGATCTAGGTGACAAGAACTTGTCTTACCTCTCCGGGTTGAGGTCTACGATGCCCATCACTAACACCTTCTTGCCTGGTCTCATGCCACCTTTAATGTGCCCACAAAATGGCACGATCTGCAAAGGAGAAAGTTTACAGCCTGTTAGGGAAGAGCCAAGCCCTCAGATTCTGAGGACCTGACCCATTAGAAAACGCAGTTAGAAAGAAGAGGGTACAGGCAGGCAGACACAGAGCGCAGAACAAAATCATTTACCAATCGTGGGAAGTACACGTCGGCTTGAACTGGAGAGCCCAAGGAGTTGTTTAAATGCCCATCGTCTAGTTTctaaaaatagaagcaaacaGATTGGCTTTCTAAAGGCctttggggagggggttggg
It encodes the following:
- the LGALSL gene encoding galectin-related protein isoform X2, with the protein product MAGSVADSDAVVKLDDGHLNNSLGSPVQADVYFPRLIVPFCGHIKGGMRPGKKVLVMGIVDLNPESFAISLTCGDSEDPPADVAIELKAVFTDRQLLRNSCISGERGEEQSAIPYFPFIPDQPFRVEILCEHPRFRVFVDGHQLFDFYHRIQTLSAIDTIKINGDLQITKLG
- the LGALSL gene encoding galectin-related protein isoform X1 — encoded protein: MCGGGPRDRGDRHTPLRRAAAGQKLDDGHLNNSLGSPVQADVYFPRLIVPFCGHIKGGMRPGKKVLVMGIVDLNPESFAISLTCGDSEDPPADVAIELKAVFTDRQLLRNSCISGERGEEQSAIPYFPFIPDQPFRVEILCEHPRFRVFVDGHQLFDFYHRIQTLSAIDTIKINGDLQITKLG